The DNA sequence CCTGGGCAGTCTGACGTACCATCAATTGCTGCGGTGACATGGCATCTCTGTTTCATCTATTTGATTAGGATATCTATTGAACAATTGTTTACCCTGTTGAGTTATAACTTCATTGAAAAAAAGAccctaataattttttatggttCTTTTAATGAAACTTGTAGGTCGTCAGCTCAAGGCAGTGGCCATTGATTTCTAAATATAGGGCTTCTGTCCGGACACAGTCCCCAAAGGTTGAAATGATAGATTCTTTGTTCAAGCGAGTGTCTGAAACTGAAGATGAAGGAATATTTAGGTGGGTTTCCTGTCTTCATGCTTTTGATTGTACAGTAATGTTTTAAGTTTATTCTCTTTTCTGTCagtctttatttttattcttttaatttttgggtGGGGAGGCAGGTTGGGagagaaattaaatttgtaCTCTTATTAATAGGCAGATCTGTTCTGTCCTTGGGCTTTGACTCAAGTGCTAAGGGATGGGGCTGAGATTGCTATTGGGTGTATATGATCGGTAATAGGTTCAAATATTAATGACCCAAATAGCGAAAAGCAAATAGAATCAATGATAAGCAATTGAATAATtggagaaaattataaaatgaaataaatgtaAGAAAAAGTTCCTGGTGATTTCTCATTTAAAAAGGTTGAGAGACCTTTGATGGAAACTTTCATTTTTCCTGCGTCTCTGTCTTTCTCCTATGACTTTAAAATCTAAGCTTCTAGACTCCTCAAATTATACAGTTTCACATTTCAGGGAGCTTCTCCTAGATTTCTATACAAGTTCAGGGAAACGGAAGCCTGATCAGATCATAATATTCAGGTTTGTGTTTCTTTTGTGATGCCAGTGTGAAAGTTGAACGTATTCTGTTCACAATGTTATTTGTCCTCAAATGCCATTTGAAAGTACTCACAATTCGTCAAATTAAggttctcttctcttttcagttgcaaagaatttttatttcataaaacagTAGAAATCTGGAAAAATGTCAGTTATATTATGGACAAAGTGAAGCATGTGAAGTTGgatgattttgaaattttgtttatccGTCCATTTGCATACAAGAGTATGCAGACAACTCAACGACGAGAACTAAAGCAaaagctttgaaaaaaatatgctGATACAAATGCAAATTAGGTTTTAAAACTTATTAACTTCTTAATACGTTTTAAAACTtaggttttgataagttttttacttataaagaaaaaacttaTTAACTTCTCTCTATCTTTGATGAAGCTGTTTGTGTGAATTGCCAATTTTTATTTGCTTTCGGTCTTTATGAAGAAAGGTATTCACGTTTAAAACCTTTTGGTTTGGACCCTATTCTGGGGCTACAGTCTTGAATGGAGACCTGATTGAAACCATGAGTCATTAACTGGTTTGAAGTCAAAACATAGAAGGCATGTCCCTGGAATTTATATTGTTCACATATGCTGGTGTCATTTGCATGTTTTCAGAATTAGGATTTACAGGTAATTAAGATCGGTAAGCTGATGAAATTTAGACCCAATATTCTTAGATAATTCATGTCTACAACTGCAGGTGACAAATGGATCATAACCTACGAATTAtttgtttcttgttttctttaaaacaaaTCTGTGTTCATCTCTGCAAGTCTTGTTCTAAAGTTTCTGTCATTCCCTTAGTTGGTGGCATCTGAGATTCTTCCAACTAGAACCTAGTAGCCTTGTATTTTTATTGGCTTGTTAGATCATATATCCTTGTATGTTATTATTGTGGATGACCTTCAAGTTTCTTCTACCCATGAGTTTGTTTGGTTTACTATTGCCTTTTGGGATAtagattttttggttttttctatATCCTTCTCTGCATCCAGGCTTAGGAGTTTTCAATTTTTAGCATGCCAAAACTCAATGCTTATGGGCATTTGAGGTATATTTTTGTGGACAAACCTGTTATAATAGTGAATCCAACAAATCCTTTGCATAATAATTTCTGAATGCTTCTTTAAATTGTCAAGTGGATTTCATATTCAATATCAGAGGAGAGTAAATGAGGGTCTTTAATTGTTTTTGCATAATGGCCTACATGAGAACTTTTCTTTGGTTCTAGCATTTTTCCCTGCAAGATCTGATCAAtggtgtttcttttttctttgctctgataattattgattttgttGTGAGTTGCTCTTTATCTCAGCTCATTATAAAATAGAACTAACTTACCTCATTCAGTGAAggatcataatatttttttgcatGTAGCGCTTGTTCAATTATGTAGTCTGCAGTGAATTGGTGTGGatgtaaatatttcttttcctttgtggCGCCAAGGGGTGGGGCGGGGTGGGGTTGTGTGATTTTTTTGTACTTAAGTTTATATGCTTTTCCCTGTTTATCTTATCATGACCTACTGTTTCCTAAAATGTTGGTGAAAGGGTGTATTATACTTGGgtttttatgtttgtttggtgacttgggagttgggggTGGATTCTTTAGCACCTAAGTTTATATGCTTTTCCCTCTTTATCTTATTATGACCTACTGTTTCCTAAAATGTTGGTGAAAGGGTGTATTATACTTGGctttttatgtttgtttggtgacttgggagttgggggTGGATTTTTTTGTACCTAAGTTTATATGCTTTTacctttttatcttattatgaCCTACTGTTTACTAAAATGTTGGTGAAAGGGTGCATTATAGTTAGCATTTTATGTTTGTTTGGTGACTACCGATATAATTCATGTCCAAATAGATTATGTGAGCATGTCTATGTTGGTCATATCAAGTTggattttcatttaaaatactaTATGGTTCTGTAatttccttaattgaatttctttgATATAGGGATGGAGTCAGTGAGTCTCAATTCAACCAAGTTTTGAACATTGAACTGGATCAAATAATTGAGGTTCTTTAGCCTAATCAAAACTCTTCAATTATATATTTCAAGGCTGTGACTTTGCTTAGTTTGGAGATGACTTCATGCTTGTTTATATTTGTAGGCCTGCAAATTTCTCGATGACAAGTGGTCCCCCAAGTTGGTTGTTATTGTTGCACAGAAAAACCACCATACTAAATTCTTCCAGCCTGGTTCTCCTGACAATGTTCCCCCTGGTAAGGTTGCCTAAAGTTTTGTAGTTACATGTTTATGGCATTGGTCAAGCATTTTGAACTTTGCTTTGGTTTTTcccccctttttcttttctcttggcAGGAACTATTATAGATAACAAAGTTTGTCATCCGAGAAACAACGATTTCTATCTATGTGCACATGCTGGAATGATTGTGAGTTTTGTCTTGTTGGTCCTAATCTGTTATATATTTCAATTGTCctggaaaaatatttatttgttgatATGAATTAGTTGATATGGTGGTCTTCACGATGCGTTTCAATCTTTTTTGGCAGGGGACCACAAGACCCACTCATTATCACGTCCTGTTGGATGACATTGGATTTTCGACAGATGATCTGCAGGAACTTGTGCATTCTCTATCATACGTGTAAGTAAATATTTGGCCTTGAAGGCTGCTTTAATAATTTGTTTGGAGCTATGGTTTGCTATTAAAGTCATATTGAATTGTGTTAATGCAGGTATCAAAGAAGCACCACTGCCATTTCTGTAGGTAATTCAGAGATTATTATGATGATGCATTTACTTATTTTTGTAGATTTGGCCAATTTCTCTTACGCAGGATATTGTTCTGCTTTGTTGCTTAAACCTGCCTCTGAcccttttaatatattaaaaatgtcaaactttacagttttttttttttcctctctcttgtCCTGTAAATTTTGCTCCCAATCTGTGCAGTTGCTCCAATATGCTATGCACACCTGGCAGCCACCCAGATTGGGCAGTTCATGAAATTTGAAGACATGTCTGAGACGTCTTCAAGCCATGGCGGATTGACATCTGTTGGAGCTGTTCCTGTCCCGCAACTGCCCAGATTACAGGAGAATGTCTGCAACTCCATGTTCTTTTGTTGAGGCCTGTCTCTGAATAactgaaaatgactattttggaCGCCTTTGTCTCTGTATATAGCCTAAGCTTTTGGAAGATGTCGGACCAAGCAGTAACTTGAACCTTTTTGGTAGATACGTCTTACCTTGAGTTCTTGTATGCTGCCTGTTTTTTGGTCGGTTTGGTTGCAAGTATTTACTACATGCTCTGATATGCAGTCACTTGTGGTTTTGTTGCAGCCATGGATTGATTTTAGGGTGGGATGAACTTAGATGATGTTCCTGTTAACGGTATCAAATTGTCGCTGAATTTCTGTCACATCCGCTTGTTCTTTCGCTTGATTAATCTCTCACACATCCGAGcatgtaaaataaatagatttggCTTCATCCTCCCTCCAATAGGGAACGTTAGCAGgagttttatttgtaatttaacTTGGTACAAGATGAGCAATCAAGCACCCCCAGTCTTTATCACGTTAAATGTATACATCCcttcaaaaacttaaaaaaaacaggGAAATATGTAGTGTGCTCTGAAATCCATCTAATTCAGATGTatttgaagagagagaaacaCACTAAAGCTGCAGCAAGCAGCACATGTTGGATCCCCCGACTGCAGATAATCCTCGGGTAACCATTGTAGACCAGAAGTGGGGCTGCAAGTGGAGGTTCATAATCATAAACACAGACTCTAACTTTCATTCCCTTAGAGCAATAGCCTCTGCCACTGAGGAAATAAAATGGCTTTGCCTCAGTGAGATTAAACACGTCTCGACCACCCCTAGTAATGTTGGTTATGAAGTCTTTGTCAATGCAATTGTCGTAGCTCGTCTTGTTCACTTCCAGAACATTGTAGAGTTGCTTATCAAACCCAAAATCTTAAATTGCAAGAAAATGTCATAAAGGGTGAGAAATCCGTATGATATATAGCTTTGAGAgattgaaagaaagaaatgaaaatgaaagagttCATAAATGTGCCTGGAAATGGAGGCAACTTACATAGCCAATCACCCACGTAGAACTGCTCGTGACTCGACCACTCAGTAAAATTGATATTAGGTACCCAACTGTTTCTCCCACCTCCAACCCTGTGGAGAACAGTGTTTCTGCTCTCTGCAAAAACAATGCCCATCATAATCAACATCAAGCACCAAACAATTTTCCTAGAATTCTCCATTTTTCCCAAGAACATCCCTCGGTAGAAAGGtttaaaaaactacaaaaacatGCATATCTCATGGGTATTTTAGCATCAgcaatacatataatatatcttCAGTTTGATTTTCCTCATCAACTAATCATTCCAGGCCATCATTTAATTGTGAACATCAAAGCAATGTTGTTTCGGCCGCCTAACCTACCATATCATGCTTCTCTGGTGGCAACCTTATGATTTGGTCTATTTCAATTTTGCATTCACATGGACAGGGTACTGAGTACCAAATTTCTAAGAGCATATcgatatgaaaatataaaagtttttaaataattttttctatgatattttataattgttttaagtagttatataaactaatagcaattaattatgtaattttcttctAACTAATTATAACTAATTATTTAATTGTCTTCTAACCTAATTATTTATtcttagattatataaaaattaaagggTTAAGAATTTTAAGACAAGGTGTTaactattaattattgatagtacgcatactattaatattattaatttactatacttaattaaaatacttaactagttaagtatatacaCAGTCAGACAACTTAGATTATATCACTCACTTTATTTCTTAGAGGATTGGGAAATAGGAGCTagtggtggttggtggtggttgGTAACGGCAGAAACGCTAAGAGAGAGTGAATCGATTACGAAAGTGGGAGAGATTTGAGTAGGGGTGTACATAAAACCGATAAACTGCCCTAAACCAACCGGAACCGACCTCAAGATGCCGGAACCAGCCAAGAACAGGTCGGCGGTTGAGGAAATTTTTCATGAACCGACATCGGTCGGTTTGGTTTGCGGTTTAGAGATAAATAAATCGCTAAACCGACTGAccgttaaattatatttttttttcctttttatatgcataaaacgacgccgtttcactgcCAAATGGTgccgtttatatatatatatatatatattttttaagttaaaactTTAGAAAACGAAGTCGTTTCACTTAAATTGGATTTaagccaaacggcgccgtttgatATTAGGGTAAAATCCTTACCTTTCCCCCTTCCCCTTCGGCTTTTCTGTCTTCTGATTTTCTGAAAATCTCCACACGGCCGCCGATCCCTTCTCCAGTTCTCCCTGCGTCTGGCCCTCTCCCGCTCACTGCTCAGCTCCTCTGCGTCGGCCCTTACATTTCTCTTGGTTTGCCAGCCTTTGCTCGATGGCGCAACGCCCCTTCCTCTACGGTGTAAGTTGACAATTCGTCTTGCTATAATGCTATTTactaagttcttttttttttggataggatCTTGCTATTTACTAAGTTGGATTTGGGTTATATATAAGTTAgctctaatttaatttagattaatgttgttataatttatatactttatttgATCTTTttgatgtaaaataaaatagtttattatatagtttatttgttgtttgcgtccagtttatttttaatgttatatatttgattaaaaaaattaaaaacactaacataaaaaaatagagagaatctATTTGCAAGTGTATTTGTTGTTTGCGTCCAGTTGAAACCATATTCTGGAATGAGGAATCTGCATGCTGAAATGTGAGACAGTTATTTATTGATGTAATCGTCATTGTTGAAGCTGAAATGGGgaataggaaaataaattactCTGATTTCATCTCTTTTATGCAATTGCATGAATTATAGAGGCAAGGAATTGTAAACTATCTTTAGCATATCTAATTCAACATGCTCCACGACAAATACATTTCAGCATGCAGAATATGGTTGATTAAATATGGAATAACTATAGTTCAGTAGTTTGATCACCATATATTTTACTGTATCAACtatgtttcttaattaattttgaatttaatgttTCACATGTTAGATGGATTCCTCATCAACTCTAATTGATCTTGATATTGATGAACAAACCGTTAATTTGGGAGAGACCCAAATttatccaaatttattaatatttgatctttaatcttaattttttttttcatatttatatagaattgGAAGCATAATCTGGCGTCACAactattgaagattgaagacttttTG is a window from the Carya illinoinensis cultivar Pawnee chromosome 14, C.illinoinensisPawnee_v1, whole genome shotgun sequence genome containing:
- the LOC122294842 gene encoding lamin-like protein — its product is MFLGKMENSRKIVWCLMLIMMGIVFAESRNTVLHRVGGGRNSWVPNINFTEWSSHEQFYVGDWLYFGFDKQLYNVLEVNKTSYDNCIDKDFITNITRGGRDVFNLTEAKPFYFLSGRGYCSKGMKVRVCVYDYEPPLAAPLLVYNGYPRIICSRGIQHVLLAAALVCFSLFKYI